The nucleotide window TGATGCTCCTAACCTTTCAAACAGGGCGTTTCCAAGATGTTGAAATGGTTGCGGATGTGCTCTTAGTAGAGGCTTTATTTATTGAAGATTTACTGCAAAAAATGAAGAAAACAGGGCTAGTTACAGTGGAAGAAACCATTCAATTGACAGAAAAGGGCAGGTCACAGCTAGCAGCAGGTATCTTCGAGGAACAGCTAGAGGAAATGGAGCAAGAATTGTATTATAGCCCATTGCACGAAGCGTTTTTACAAGGGGAGCTAGCGGAATTTGATGAGTTTCCTGACGAGCTTTCGCACGAAAAAATGGCTGTATGGACAGATGAGCAAATTGTTGCTGCCTCGTCAAATGATGATGATGATGAGACATTTATTACATCCATCAATAGCGCAGAGGAATTACAAATCCACGATGTGCCATGCTTTCAATATGTTTTACATGATACAAACAAAAATACATTTGATATCCGCGTTTTTAACACATTCACCAATGCATGGGATGTACAGCTAGAGCAATTGATAAAGGCGAGTGAGCAAAATGACAAAAACTAGTTTAATTTTAGAGGGTGGGACATTTCGCACGATTTATACGAGCGGCGTGTTAGATGCCTTTTTAGAGCACAAGCTACATATGCCTTACATAATTGGCATTTCAGCTGGTGCGATTAACGGCTGCTCCTACGTATCGAAGCAAAAGGAGCGTACATTGCGCGTGTTTACCAACTATCGCC belongs to Lysinibacillus louembei and includes:
- a CDS encoding nucleoside-diphosphate sugar epimerase, producing MELQQLERQIQKQLPRPNGVEIVKTKQFSIPIQTILAKYTPIRRIPMDILMKMMLLTFQTGRFQDVEMVADVLLVEALFIEDLLQKMKKTGLVTVEETIQLTEKGRSQLAAGIFEEQLEEMEQELYYSPLHEAFLQGELAEFDEFPDELSHEKMAVWTDEQIVAASSNDDDDETFITSINSAEELQIHDVPCFQYVLHDTNKNTFDIRVFNTFTNAWDVQLEQLIKASEQNDKN